A single genomic interval of Celeribacter indicus harbors:
- a CDS encoding DUF736 domain-containing protein, protein MPQIGQFTRTASGYSGQVRTLSLDVELTFVPTENPESEKAPAYRVHLGDEDGPEVGAGWKQTGESAGPYISVVLDDPVFPQPIRARLFQSDEEGRDWNLRWTRAKKRDEQE, encoded by the coding sequence ATGCCACAGATTGGCCAGTTTACCCGCACCGCGTCAGGCTATTCCGGGCAGGTTCGCACGCTCTCGCTCGACGTCGAGCTGACCTTCGTCCCGACCGAAAATCCCGAGTCCGAGAAGGCGCCTGCTTACCGTGTCCATCTCGGCGATGAAGACGGACCCGAAGTCGGCGCGGGCTGGAAACAGACCGGCGAAAGCGCGGGGCCGTACATTTCCGTCGTCCTCGACGATCCGGTGTTCCCGCAGCCGATCCGCGCCCGGCTGTTCCAGTCGGATGAGGAAGGCCGCGACTGGAACCTGCGCTGGACCCGCGCGAAGAAGCGTGACGAGCAGGAGTGA
- a CDS encoding lytic transglycosylase domain-containing protein: MITSCTRQVIGRCGGGRRILLFLLSGLLTFTAAAPQGFAQTDPPYRAAAAHPQGAHIAEAAQRFGIPAAWIIAVMRVESAGDLRALSAAGAMGLMQVMPETWAELRIRHGLGDDPYEPRDNILAGTAYLREMWDRYGNVAAMLAAYNAGPGRYDEYLSDARVLPAETRSYVAVLTPILLGEDPAAGGSAVAPPPDWREAAIFVAQQIGASTADPAALDRTPDDAPALLPAAPEALTALQPEGLFVPRAAHGPQP, from the coding sequence ATGATCACGTCCTGCACCCGTCAGGTGATCGGGAGATGCGGCGGAGGCCGTCGCATCCTCCTCTTCCTTCTTTCCGGCCTGCTGACGTTCACCGCCGCAGCGCCGCAGGGTTTTGCGCAGACCGATCCGCCGTACCGTGCAGCCGCAGCACATCCGCAGGGCGCGCATATCGCCGAGGCCGCGCAGCGTTTCGGCATCCCGGCGGCCTGGATCATCGCGGTGATGCGGGTCGAGAGCGCGGGCGATCTGCGCGCGCTTTCCGCTGCCGGGGCAATGGGCCTGATGCAGGTCATGCCCGAGACCTGGGCGGAGCTGCGTATCCGTCATGGCCTCGGTGACGATCCCTATGAGCCGCGCGACAACATCCTCGCAGGCACCGCCTATCTGCGCGAGATGTGGGATCGCTACGGCAATGTCGCGGCGATGCTGGCGGCCTATAATGCCGGTCCCGGTCGCTATGACGAATACCTCTCGGACGCGCGCGTGCTTCCGGCCGAGACCCGCAGCTATGTCGCAGTGCTGACGCCGATCCTGCTCGGTGAAGACCCTGCGGCTGGTGGATCGGCTGTCGCACCACCGCCCGACTGGCGCGAGGCGGCGATCTTCGTGGCGCAGCAGATCGGTGCTTCCACTGCCGATCCCGCCGCCCTCGACCGCACGCCGGACGATGCCCCTGCGCTCCTTCCGGCAGCACCAGAAGCTCTCACTGCATTGCAGCCGGAGGGCCTCTTCGTGCCGCGCGCAGCCCATGGACCTCAGCCATGA